From the Deinococcus sp. YIM 134068 genome, one window contains:
- a CDS encoding Bax inhibitor-1/YccA family protein, whose product MQITATRTESLVRTFMARTYSWMAAGLALTAGVAYLTAQNEGLAQQVVALRFPLIIAQLVLVFVLSGLASRLPSAVAGLLFVAYAALTGLTFSSLLLVYSQSAVISAFLTTAGTFGAMSVLGYVIKRDLSAMGRFFLFALIGLLVAMIVNLFLASSLLTLGISVVGVLLFAGLTAYDTQMLRNLALSGVSGEMAERAAINGALALYLNFINMFLFILRLFGIGGGLGSSDD is encoded by the coding sequence ATGCAAATCACTGCCACTCGGACGGAATCACTGGTCCGCACCTTCATGGCGCGGACGTACTCGTGGATGGCGGCGGGCCTCGCCCTGACCGCCGGGGTCGCCTACCTGACCGCGCAGAACGAGGGGCTGGCCCAGCAGGTCGTGGCGCTGCGTTTCCCGCTCATCATCGCCCAGCTCGTGCTCGTGTTCGTGCTGAGCGGCCTCGCCTCGCGGCTGCCCAGCGCCGTCGCCGGACTGCTGTTCGTCGCCTACGCCGCCCTCACGGGCCTGACCTTCTCCTCGCTGCTGCTGGTGTACAGCCAGAGCGCCGTCATCTCCGCCTTCCTCACCACCGCCGGGACCTTCGGCGCGATGAGCGTACTGGGCTACGTCATCAAGCGGGACCTGAGCGCGATGGGCCGCTTCTTCCTCTTCGCGCTGATCGGCCTGCTGGTCGCCATGATCGTCAACCTGTTCCTGGCGAGCAGCCTCCTGACCCTCGGCATCAGCGTCGTCGGCGTGCTGCTCTTCGCGGGCCTGACCGCCTACGACACCCAGATGCTCCGCAACCTGGCGCTGAGCGGCGTCAGCGGCGAGATGGCCGAGCGCGCGGCGATCAACGGGGCGCTGGCCCTGTACCTCAACTTCATCAACATGTTCCTGTTTATCCTGCGGCTGTTTGGCATCGGCGGCGGGCTGGGGAGCAGCGACGACTAG
- a CDS encoding metallophosphoesterase, with translation MRGSDPTPVTRRRVLRGLGRGLLGGGAALGALGGMGAAQAYRFGVERVRATLPGLRSPLRAVFLTDLHYGLYVGASSVRAWVDAANAERPDLVLLGGDFLDLPSGEWPAALFPELARLRAPLGVFGVWGNHDYDSFGRRDSRRGGRARGTWAERRADLTASFTRAGVTLLVNEGRAVRGDLWVGGVDDLWQGEVDAQAALAGADGRATLLLSHNPDVLPQLPVPAGLTLCGHTHGGQIRLPLLGAPVVPSRYGQRYAMGWVRGAFDTPAYVSRGLGTSGVPFRNLCEPEVTVLTLEG, from the coding sequence ATGCGTGGTTCTGACCCCACCCCCGTCACCCGCCGCCGGGTGCTGCGGGGCCTGGGGCGCGGCCTGCTGGGGGGCGGAGCGGCGCTGGGTGCCCTCGGCGGGATGGGGGCGGCGCAGGCATACCGCTTCGGCGTGGAGCGGGTGCGGGCCACCCTGCCCGGCCTGCGTTCTCCCCTGCGCGCCGTCTTCCTGACCGACCTGCACTACGGGCTGTACGTGGGGGCGAGCAGCGTCCGGGCCTGGGTGGACGCCGCGAACGCCGAGCGGCCCGACCTCGTGCTGCTGGGGGGGGACTTTCTGGACCTTCCCTCCGGCGAGTGGCCCGCCGCCCTCTTTCCCGAACTCGCCCGACTCCGCGCCCCGCTGGGCGTGTTCGGCGTGTGGGGCAACCACGACTACGACTCGTTCGGTCGCCGCGACTCGCGCCGGGGGGGCCGCGCCAGGGGCACCTGGGCCGAGCGCCGGGCCGACCTGACGGCCAGCTTCACCCGCGCGGGCGTCACCCTGCTCGTGAACGAGGGGCGGGCGGTGCGAGGCGACCTGTGGGTGGGCGGCGTGGACGACCTGTGGCAGGGGGAGGTGGACGCCCAGGCGGCCCTCGCCGGGGCGGACGGGCGGGCCACCCTCCTCCTGAGCCATAACCCCGACGTGCTGCCCCAGTTGCCCGTCCCCGCCGGGCTGACCCTGTGTGGGCACACCCACGGCGGCCAGATTCGCCTCCCGCTCCTCGGTGCCCCGGTGGTGCCCAGCCGCTACGGGCAGCGGTACGCGATGGGCTGGGTGCGCGGCGCTTTTGACACGCCCGCCTACGTCAGCCGGGGCCTGGGCACGAGCGGCGTGCCGTTTCGGAATCTGTGCGAGCCGGAGGTCACGGTGCTGACCCTGGAGGGATGA
- a CDS encoding CHAD domain-containing protein, with amino-acid sequence MTKRSPTAERLEDVWPALRAGDPEAVHTARKLTRRAQAELRVAGARGRVRRAWRDLRRAAAPLRDHDVAGGHLRAALADLGAPETLLTRFGEEWAARRTALLAGTRWPEPPPAYDLKGGWKVRARKLAAEDADDLLAEGEAALASADTEMWHAWRKNLKRHRYTLGLLGDVPTPLTDVLDALGRLQDTEVTTALLRDDEGLRALLGGYRDLLLVHEAAAGQAARAWVRALFPAFARTLGETPPEKSA; translated from the coding sequence ATGACGAAACGCAGTCCCACCGCCGAGCGGCTGGAGGACGTGTGGCCCGCGCTGAGGGCGGGCGACCCCGAGGCCGTGCATACCGCGCGCAAACTCACCCGGCGTGCCCAGGCCGAGTTGCGGGTGGCGGGTGCGCGGGGCCGGGTGCGGCGGGCGTGGCGGGACCTGCGCCGCGCCGCCGCGCCGCTTCGCGATCACGATGTGGCGGGCGGGCACCTGCGCGCGGCCCTCGCGGATCTCGGTGCCCCCGAGACCCTGCTGACGCGCTTTGGCGAGGAGTGGGCGGCGCGGCGGACGGCCCTGCTCGCGGGCACCCGCTGGCCGGAGCCGCCCCCCGCCTACGACCTCAAGGGTGGCTGGAAGGTCCGCGCCCGCAAGCTCGCCGCCGAGGACGCGGACGACCTGCTCGCGGAGGGCGAGGCCGCGCTCGCCTCGGCGGACACGGAGATGTGGCACGCCTGGCGCAAGAACCTCAAGCGCCACCGCTACACCCTCGGGCTGCTCGGCGACGTGCCGACCCCCCTCACCGACGTGCTCGACGCGCTGGGCCGTCTTCAGGACACCGAAGTCACCACCGCCCTGCTCCGGGACGACGAGGGCCTGCGCGCCCTGCTCGGCGGGTACCGCGACCTCCTGCTCGTCCACGAGGCGGCGGCGGGTCAGGCGGCCCGCGCGTGGGTGCGCGCCCTCTTCCCGGCGTTCGCGCGGACCCTCGGGGAGACGCCACCCGAGAAGAGTGCGTAG
- a CDS encoding metallophosphoesterase, with amino-acid sequence MTRPVVVIPDLHGRADLLAAAVAHMGETLGPDTHFLSLGDAIDRGRGSLDCVEILLDLHAQGRATLLMGNHERMAWEGLKWFRRFTETGDPADYRRALEGYRWWMGNGGESVRRELGGLTLERFPANLAEFLDELRRVVYVTPEGEIVDRPPPGPSVLVAHACPPVAHPQYPNPESAALWLRPFDGPFPLPPGVTYSVHGHTPVQSPLRLGRHLYLDLGAYETGRLAVLTVNVLSPPPVTILYGPGHPDAARRYAAFGETLPTRPVPLPTAR; translated from the coding sequence GTGACCAGACCCGTCGTGGTCATCCCGGACCTGCACGGGCGCGCGGACCTGCTCGCGGCGGCGGTCGCGCATATGGGCGAGACCCTCGGGCCGGACACGCATTTCCTGAGCCTCGGGGACGCCATCGACCGGGGACGCGGCAGCCTCGATTGCGTGGAGATTTTGCTCGACCTGCACGCGCAGGGGCGCGCGACGCTGCTGATGGGCAACCACGAGCGCATGGCGTGGGAGGGGCTGAAGTGGTTCCGGCGCTTCACGGAGACGGGCGATCCCGCCGACTACCGCCGCGCGCTGGAGGGCTACCGCTGGTGGATGGGCAACGGCGGCGAGAGCGTGCGCCGCGAGCTGGGCGGCCTGACGCTGGAACGCTTCCCGGCCAACCTCGCGGAGTTCCTGGACGAACTGCGCCGGGTGGTGTACGTCACCCCGGAGGGCGAGATCGTGGACCGCCCACCGCCCGGCCCGAGCGTCCTCGTCGCGCACGCCTGCCCGCCCGTCGCGCACCCCCAGTACCCCAACCCCGAGTCGGCGGCGCTGTGGCTGCGGCCCTTCGACGGCCCGTTCCCGCTGCCCCCCGGCGTCACGTACAGCGTCCACGGCCACACGCCCGTCCAGTCGCCGCTGCGGCTCGGGCGGCACCTCTACCTCGACCTGGGGGCCTACGAGACGGGCCGCCTCGCCGTCCTGACCGTCAACGTCCTCTCGCCGCCGCCCGTCACCATCCTGTATGGTCCGGGGCATCCCGACGCCGCGCGGCGGTATGCGGCCTTCGGGGAGACCCTGCCCACCCGGCCTGTACCGCTGCCCACCGCACGGTAG